Within the Legionella pneumophila subsp. pneumophila str. Philadelphia 1 genome, the region ATAACATTTCTTAAACAAGGTGGTATTAAAGATTTAAACTTGGCCGACAAATTGATTGAAAATGTGATTGGATATTTTCAGCTTCCATTGGGTGTGGCTACTAATTTTAATATTGATGGACGTGATTATGTAATACCTTTGGCAGTGGAAGAAACCTCTATTATTGCTGCTCTTTCCAAATCAGCGAAATGGATTAGGCAGCATGGTGAAATCAATACCTGGGTTCACGGAGAATGTATTCTTGGGCAAATTCAACTGGCAAAAATAAAGGACTTTCAAAGATTCTCTGACCTCTTTAATAAAAATCGTCAATATTTTATAGAAATAGCGAATAAAGACGTTGCCGCCAATATGGTCAAACGAGGCGGCGGTGTTACGGATTTGCAAGTACGTCATTTAAAGAGAGACGATGGACAAGATATGGCAGTAATTCATTTGACGATGAACAGCTGCGATGCTATGGGTGCCAATATCATCAATCAAGTACTTGAATATTTAAAACAACCCATAGAACAAATAACTGGTGAAGAAGTCACCATGTGTATTTTATCGAACTTAAATGATCAAAAATTAACGACCGCTCAAGTCATCATTCGTAATATTGACCCCATCCTCGGTCAAAAATTGCAAGAGGCCTCACTCTTTGCAGAAATAGATCCCTATCGCGCTGCTACCCATAATAAAGGGGTTATGAATGGAATTGATCCGGTTTTAATTGCTACAGGGAATGATTGGCGAGCTGTGGAAGCTGGAATACACGCCTATGCGGCACGTTCGGGACAATACAAAGCAATTACTCGCTGGCGGTATCAAAATGAAATACTCACAGGAGAGTTAACTGCTCCTATCATAGTAGGTACTGTTGGAGGCGTAACCTCTTTACACCCCACGGCTAAAATGTGTTTACGAATGATGGATATCACTTCTGCCAATCAACTCTCCCAAGTCATCGCAGCAGTTGGACTAGTGCAAAATCTTGGCGCACTCAAAGCTTTATGCACTGACGGGATCATTCAAGGCCATATGAAATTGCATATTGATAATTTGCTATTAGTTGCAGGGGCTAATGAAAATGAAATGCCCGTGCTCAAAGAAAAATTGCAAGAATGGCTTAACCTGAACAAACGAGTCAGCTTGAATAACGCTTATGACCTATTAGCTGAAATCCGACAAGCTCCTGTTGCAGTATGAAATGGCAAATTCCCGCTAAAACATTTTTACTAGGAGAATACGCTGCCATTGCGGGAGAACCAGCTATCCTATTAACGACAAGCCCTTGCTTTACTCTTACATTAACTGAAAATGCAAAATTAGAAGGAATTCATCCGGAGTCACCTGCAGGATTATGGTGGCAAAAAAATCAATGCCATCCCTTTGGCCTATCCTGGCAAGACCCTTATCATGGCCAAGGCGGCCTGGGCGCATCCAGCGCGCAATTTTTAGCCTGTTATTTGGCAACTTGTTCACTGCAAGAGATTACCCCTCAATTAAACCATATGCTTGAGGCCTATTACCAATCGTCCTGGTCGGGGTTGGGGTTAAGACCCAGTGGTTATGATGTGATTGCTCAGTCACAGCAAGGTTGTGTTTACATTGATAAACAAAAAAATCAGGTTAATTCGTTCTCCTGGCCATTCAAAGATTTATCCTTCTTGATCATTCACACCGGCAACAAATTGGCGACACATCATCATCTTCAAGAAGTCACCCTACCATCTCAAATAGATTACCTCGCCTCTTTGGTTATCAAAGCAAAAGAAGCTTTTGATTTGGCTCGTAGCCACCATTTAATCCAATGTATTAACTTATATGCTCAAAAATTGACGGAATTAAATCTGGTGAGTCAACATAGTCTGCCTCTTATTCAGTCTATAAAATCTTATCCGGAAACCTTGGCAATAAAAGGCTGTGGTGCTTTAGGAGCTGATACTTTGTTAATTCTTACCGATAAAAGAGACTTACAATCTCTCAAAGATAAAGTTCAAGATCAAAACTGGTTAATTTTAGCTACAGAAGATAATCTAACTGTCAGGAATAATAATTCCTTGTTTGAAAAAAGCATATAAATAACACATCTTGTTT harbors:
- a CDS encoding hydroxymethylglutaryl-CoA reductase, degradative, whose product is MSIAANAGELFRGFSKLSREERFQRLCALGALTHEDITFLKQGGIKDLNLADKLIENVIGYFQLPLGVATNFNIDGRDYVIPLAVEETSIIAALSKSAKWIRQHGEINTWVHGECILGQIQLAKIKDFQRFSDLFNKNRQYFIEIANKDVAANMVKRGGGVTDLQVRHLKRDDGQDMAVIHLTMNSCDAMGANIINQVLEYLKQPIEQITGEEVTMCILSNLNDQKLTTAQVIIRNIDPILGQKLQEASLFAEIDPYRAATHNKGVMNGIDPVLIATGNDWRAVEAGIHAYAARSGQYKAITRWRYQNEILTGELTAPIIVGTVGGVTSLHPTAKMCLRMMDITSANQLSQVIAAVGLVQNLGALKALCTDGIIQGHMKLHIDNLLLVAGANENEMPVLKEKLQEWLNLNKRVSLNNAYDLLAEIRQAPVAV
- a CDS encoding mevalonate kinase family protein — translated: MKWQIPAKTFLLGEYAAIAGEPAILLTTSPCFTLTLTENAKLEGIHPESPAGLWWQKNQCHPFGLSWQDPYHGQGGLGASSAQFLACYLATCSLQEITPQLNHMLEAYYQSSWSGLGLRPSGYDVIAQSQQGCVYIDKQKNQVNSFSWPFKDLSFLIIHTGNKLATHHHLQEVTLPSQIDYLASLVIKAKEAFDLARSHHLIQCINLYAQKLTELNLVSQHSLPLIQSIKSYPETLAIKGCGALGADTLLILTDKRDLQSLKDKVQDQNWLILATEDNLTVRNNNSLFEKSI